The nucleotide sequence AAAATAAATATTAATTTTATATGAGCATTTAACAGACTGTGAATTGAAGAAATTCATGGTCTGTTTTTTATTTAACATTTTCTGAGCTTTCTTAAAAAAAATGATGGTAACTGTGATATAGGTAATTATATTATCAAAAATTTAAAATTAAAAATTTATTTTCAATAGTATAAAACGACAAAATTTTAAACCATCAAGTAATATAATTATTTAAGAAAGGTGGAAGAAAATGGTTATTTATTTGGATGTTTTAATTTTTGAAAATTCAATAGTAAATACTTTTCTATTGTACATAACAGCTCAAACTTTAAGAATAAAGGTTAAAATGAGATATTTAATCCTTGCTGGAATATTTGGAGGGCTTTACGTAATAGTTTTAGTTATTCCTACACTTAAGATATTTTCATCTTTGATATTTAAAATAATAGCTGCTTTTCTAATGATAATTATATGCTTTAGGAAAAAAAGTTTAAGATTTAATATAAAAGCGCTGGCTGTACTTATTATGTATTCTATGGTTACAGCTGGTTTATGTTTCTTTATTGAATTAAATAATACAAGAGGAAGCTATTTTAACGCCTTCATTGGTAATGTATCTTACAAGTGGATTTTAATAGCTATTATGATTATATATATGTTTGTAAATAGAATTATATGGTTCATAAACGATAGAAAATTAACACAAAGTCTAATTTATGAAATAGAAATATGTTTTAAGGATAATAGCAAATTTATAAATGCCTTTTTGGATACGGGCAATGAGCTTAGAGAGCCTATTACAAACTTACCTGTTATTGTTGTTGAAAAAGACATGGTAAGCGGTATAAAGTGGGATGATTGTCCAAAGTTTTATGTTCCATTTAGATTATTTAATGGAAAGGCAGGTAACCTTGAAGCTTTTAAACCTTCTTATGTAAAAATATACATAGGTGATAAAGTGGAAGTAAGAAATGCAATTATAGCTTTAATAGACAATAAATTAAGCAGCTTAAATGATTATAATGCACTCTTATCTAGAGGAAGTATTTAAAATGGGGGGATTTTATGAAGTTTTTATTGCGCCTTTTAAGTAAATTATTGTGTAGAATTAAATTGTTTTCAAACAGACTGTACTATATAGGTGGAAATGATGCGCTTCCGCCTCCTCTTTCAAAGGATGAAGAAGATGATTTGGTAAACAAGCTTGTAAATGGAGATGAGAGTATACGCTCCATACTTATAGAAAGAAATTTAAGACTTGTAGTGTATATTGCAAGAAAATTTGAAAATACAGGGGTTGGGGTTGAAGACTTGATTTCAGTTGGAACCATAGGGCTTATTAAAGCTGTAAATACCTTTGATCCAACCAAAAAAATAAAGTTAGCAACATATGGTTCAAGATGTATTGAAAATGAGATACTTATGTATTTAAG is from Clostridium acetobutylicum ATCC 824 and encodes:
- the spoIIGA gene encoding sigma-E processing peptidase SpoIIGA, with product MVIYLDVLIFENSIVNTFLLYITAQTLRIKVKMRYLILAGIFGGLYVIVLVIPTLKIFSSLIFKIIAAFLMIIICFRKKSLRFNIKALAVLIMYSMVTAGLCFFIELNNTRGSYFNAFIGNVSYKWILIAIMIIYMFVNRIIWFINDRKLTQSLIYEIEICFKDNSKFINAFLDTGNELREPITNLPVIVVEKDMVSGIKWDDCPKFYVPFRLFNGKAGNLEAFKPSYVKIYIGDKVEVRNAIIALIDNKLSSLNDYNALLSRGSI
- the sigE gene encoding RNA polymerase sporulation sigma factor SigE yields the protein MKFLLRLLSKLLCRIKLFSNRLYYIGGNDALPPPLSKDEEDDLVNKLVNGDESIRSILIERNLRLVVYIARKFENTGVGVEDLISVGTIGLIKAVNTFDPTKKIKLATYGSRCIENEILMYLRRNSKVKAEISFYEPLNIDWDGNKLLLSDILGTDNDCVYNLIEGEVDKQLLLFALKKLNEREKRIVELRYGLTGVGEKTQKEVADMLGISQSYISRLEKRIIKRLKKEINKML